The Miscanthus floridulus cultivar M001 unplaced genomic scaffold, ASM1932011v1 os_2016_3_4, whole genome shotgun sequence DNA segment ggctcgtccgctgcagccccaccgaccgacccttaagttttggtgtttgacgccaaagagggagagggttcgagtatgtagactcagggggagcgacttttagtgagagtctagttagctattagtctattatatacatttggagttttatttgtgtgatacactattactattatgcattcgtgtgtttactttcatgcatactattatatctatgtgatagtggtatatacatgattgtgatatatgacatgtgtgctctctattttgtattcattgatatgtcatatcacttgtgtaatgctcatttgcttttgcttccgcgtttatactccgatataaatgagctttattatttatactcatgcttatttcatatcctttgagtacatcgtgttggcttgggtcatataagcttgcttaactcttttgttcttattgataaaagcttatatgaaccaagcatgtcaaaaacctcactctttcacatactcgaggtggtattgtcatcaatcaccaaaaagggagagattgaaagcatctaagcccctagttgggtttcggtgattaatgacaatacaagattactatgactaacgtgtgttttgcagaggcaatcaagttaggtcatggtaatggggatcaattgggcaattgaggtggtcatgcccctacgatagaaatcgtttcggtttttaaaggatggacgacaaggttaaggatgactagttctaagtgtcgattggagttggagtgacacttagagtagtttaggactttgttttttctttggccatactattaaggggggtatggacgggtagcttgacctagatgagtctagtgagttaggtgtggtgcacacttgttaaaactagcactaggtagctcctacatatgcctaagatccaatggagcaaacttcattcacatatgattgagagttggaagtgaatggagggtcaaatgctgaccggacgttggctccggtgcgaccggacgctggccatagggtccggtcagttcatttgaccaaggagattgcgtctggcgcGATCGGacactggagtggtcaagtgatcggacgctgaggtccagcgtctggtcgactctagtaaggttctagaagagaatatctgcgaccggacgcgttcagcgtccggtcatgtatagtaaggttctagtgagggtttaatgcgaccagacgcatccggtcagtggtgatcggaccctgccagcgtccggtcaacacttaaacactggtgtgcgggttgaactgaccggagcgcccggtcaacatgaccagagcgtctggtcaccccgcagtggCTCATAATGGTTTATTTTTCAGGCTACCATATAAATAGAAGcttcactcgtgtgtggagttacttttgctcattccaacagctgagaaacacgtttgtgagtgctaagaagagcaaggtcctagtaaggtgattgagatttgagaatccaagagagtagcctcattagtgaatcaagagtagcaaagtgtgcatccaccattctcattaggcttcacgtggtcaagtgagagttcgtgcttgttactcttggtgatcgccatcacctagacggcttggtggtgattgggagcttggtgatcactcggtggagcttgtgggtgacccaactcaagttgtgagcggttgtgggtgattcaccgcgatggagtatcgaagaatcaactcatagagagcacttgatccttgcgtggatcaaaggggagctacacccttatgcgggtgctccaacaaggactagtggggagtggtgactctctgatacctcgataaaacatcgccgcattcctctctctccatttactttgagcaattcaatacttatttttacattcatagaattaacatgctagagtaagtttggagcaTAGGTTGCAAGTTCTTTGTGtgttagattgatagaaacacttttctagacacaaggggttaattgggctaaccgtaggatttaattattgaaagaaaatttagaattagcccaattcacccccctcttgggcatcttgatccttttaggtgCCAGTATTTGCCCTCGGACTTGAATCCTGATGAAAACATACGACAAACtctatggtctaggaggaaactcatgtcatcaaTAGTAACGAACGTGGGGCCTCTACGCCGTCTGCTCCCTGTAGGGTCGCGGCTCGGCACCCTGGTGCATCGCACCACCCGTTGgggtgggatgggacgtgaccacttgctgaatgaagccagagcatggccctattaggatcaacgaatgtgctatccctagcaccgtctgttgtgtcagcagggcaggctcaaaggaaaagaaagatccGGCACCTTCGAATGACCTTCTTAAcatctggtttttcttctttctcccaactGTAATCTCTgctccccttgatctataaaagggaaggcagggcaccacACTAAAGAGAGGAATCGATTCAAgacaccacgcatcacataacacatagctgagcagcaattaagctctcagcgccctttcaatctctccatcagagacttgggacatgtccctctctcgaccgtttgtaccccctacaatgaacctttcagtgctaataacacgagcagcagccgcaaactggacgtagagacatttttcccaaaccagtataaaccttgtgtcttttagcacaccatccgggcccaacgcacaataaatataaatttactagttggtgtttactcgaaacaccgacacaagcTTTCATttgtgatttccccatcaatccttgagagaaaagacTCTAAAACTCGATtatcgattagagagcagattcACTGATTCCTAAATTCTAAGAGCACTTGGTTCGCATTTTAGCTGGTGAattatgtttgttactcttagagcttacGCTGACCGCCGAGCAGGTGACGTCGCCCGAGGCGGCCGGGAGGAGCATCTCGAAGGTCAGCAGCGTGCCCGTGGGGAGGAAGTTGGCCAGCATGGACGTCTTGGAGAGCGTGCTCTGGACGCCCCTCGCCACCGCGCGGCGCTTCCTCCCCGCGATGCTCAGGGCGCCTCCGCATGTTGGGATAGCGGTATCAAATAGTCTCGTATCTGTATTTGCTTGTGTCTTTGTACGTTGTCCCTTGTCTAGTAATGCAGATACgtattataaaaaataaaaaaaaataaaaaaactggcTCAGAAAGCTGCCACCACGGCTCAAACGCACTTCCATGAGAGCGACCTCCATGGCCTCACGATCGAGTGCTATATGCTGATATGCAATTCCAGTACTGGAGTCAGTCTTTGTTGCATGCTTCATCAAGTCACCCCCATGAGCTGCTCCATTGCAGCTCTCCTGGTCCTGGTTTCCCTCTTCCTTTCACTCCATCAAAGCACATCGTGCTGTGCCACTGGCGCCGACGACGGCGCCGCAAACAGCCTCTCCTCCTGCCTCATCTCCCATGGCGTCACGAACTTCACCCTCCCGACGTCTCCAAGCTACGCCGCGGTCCTCAACTCCTCCATCAGCAACCTCCGGTTCGCGCTCCCCGACGTCGGCAAGCCGGCCGCCGTCGTGCTCCCGGCGTCCAAGCGGGACCTCCAGGGCGCCGTCCTCTGCGCGCGCAACAGCTCGCTGGCGATCCGCGTGCGCAGCGGCGGGCACAGCTACGAGGGCCTGTCTTACACGACGGAGAACCGCGTGCCCTTCGTGGTGATCGACCTCGCCAACCTGAACCGGGTCCGCGTCGACGCGGGCTCGGCCACGGCCTGGGCCGAGTCCGGCGCGACGCTGGGCGAGCTCTACTACGCCGTGGGCCGGTCCAGCCGGTCCCTGGCGTTCTCGGCCGGGTCCTGCTCGACCATCGGCCTGGGCGGCATCGTCTCCGGCGGCGGCTTCGGGCTGCTGTCGCGCAAGTTCGGGCTCGCCGCCGACAACGTGCTGGACGCGGTGCTCGTCGACGCGGACGGCAGGGCCCTCGACCGGGCCACGATGGGCCGCGACGTGTTCTGGGCCatccgaggcggcggcggcgggagctgGGGCGTGGTGTACGCCTGGAAGCTCCGGCTCGTCCCGGTCCCTCGCAACGTCACTGTGTTCTCGTTGGGCCGGACCGGTCCGGTCGAGCTCGTCGCCGGGCTGATTCACAGGTGGCAGTTCGTGGCGCCCAGCCTGCCCGACGACTTCTACCTCTCCGTGTACCTCCCGACCGGCGGCGtcgggtcgtcgtcgtcgtcgtcggatgGCAACGTGTCCGTCTCGTTTTCCGGGCAAGTGCTAGGACCAAAGCACCGTGCTCTGTCAGCGCTGCGTCAAAGTTTCCCAGAGCTCGGGCTGACCAAGTCAGAGCTCGCCGAAACGAGTTGGCTGGACGCGACCGCGCAGTTCGCCGGCCTCGACACGGCGGCCGACCTTTCGAACCGCCTGTTGGGACGGTCGAAGCAGTACTCCAAGGGCAAGTCCGACTACGTGCGGTCGCCGATCTCGCGGCGCGCCATGGCGGGCATCGTCCGGTACCTCTCCACTGGCCCGccgcggcaggggcaggggcagggagCCGGGTACGTGATCCTGGACCcctacggcggcgccatggcccgGATCGGGAGCAGCGACACGCCGTGCCCGCACCGCGCCGGGACCCTGTACGGCGTGCAGTACCAGGTGTACTGGGACGACGACGACCACGACCTCGGTGGCCGCGAAGCCGCCGGCGAGAGCTGCGTGGGGTGGCTCCGGTCGCTCTACGCGTTCATGGCGCCCCACGTGTCCAAGGACCCCCGGGCCGCGTACGTTAACTACCTGGACCTCGACCTCGGCACCAACAACTGGACCGCCTCAGTGGGAGGGTCgtcggaggcggcggtggcgcgcgcTCGCTCGTCGTGGGGCGTCTCCTACTTCGGGGACAATTTCAACCGGTTGGTCAGGGCAAAGACGGCGGTGGACCCCGGCAATGTGTTCAACAATGCACAAAGCATTCCTCCTTTGTAAGCTGTACAAAATTTCTCATGCAGGGGTGAACTTGTAAGCTGTACGTAATTAGCAATAAAGTTTCCATGGCGCATGCCAAAAATAAAGTGCAAACTTTCAGCCTGATCTATGGATTTTCAGTTGAGTCAGTTTTGAACATGTCAGTGCTGTTGCTTGAAATGTGTGAACACCTATGGATTAAATTTAGGAATATGGCAGCATAGGAAGATGTTGTGTCTTGGAGGTCATAGTAGTATAACGACATTGGCAAAGCATACCTGCATAACGTGTTATGACTTCCATGGTTAATTACTCAAATAACTTTTTGAGTAGTTTATTTATGCCTTCCTAGATACTTGATTGCATAGTTTTACGCAAACTCTATCCCGCGACTCGTCACGCTCTTACGCGACGGCGTGACCCTGCTCTCaagctctccctctcttcttcaccATTTCCGACATCCTAAAAAAAATAGTTTTGAGGACGTAGGGGCGGTGGGGATGGGAGAGACAGCGACGAGGTGGATGCAGCAGTGACGCCGACAGAGCGGGCGGCTGAGCCAAGTTGGGGCTAGGGCGAAgaatggccatggcggcgaggaGAGGGGGAAGGAGGCTGCCACAGGCGCGGTAGGGTTTCACCGGAGCTCCGTAGCCAGGGTAGTGcccaccccaccaccaccaccaccacatgtgACAAGAAGTATTTTTATTAGTATAATCttataatttttatttatattgagtggaagaataCAATAAATTGttgtcatatatacctattaatatcttctacTTCTTTCGTCCAATAAAAAGTGTAGTTCTCATTTTTTAAAAGTCAAATATTTTTagttttaaccaaatatatataagaaaatattaatgtttatagtacataattagtatcattagatagattattaaatatatttatatagtaaacttatttagagatataaatattactaatattttctatagatctagtcaAACTTAAACCACCACGAATTCTATAGCAACACTTTttataggatggagggagtagataataaaatcaaacaaaacacaaCTAGATCATCCCTACGAACATACTCGAAAGACTAAACCGGTAGATCTTCGAAAGACTAAGCCGGTAGATCTTCGAAAGACTAAGATTTATGAAGTAGAGCCTTGTTGCTTCAATGGAtatgtcgcctaccactgaaagaataAGCTCTTAGATTCTAGAATACATATAAAAATATGAGCTACCGTGTCAAGTTCATAAATTAACTCAGACGATGATTATGAAAAACATAATCAGTTGAGCGGCACTCAATTTTTACAAGTTTTTTTTTCAGCCACCACCGCTATGTATAATTTCTGGCTCCGCCTTTAGTGAGAGAATCTAGAAGTAAACTAGTCCATGTATCATAGCCCTGTGAAGACGACTGATGTGGAATCTTGGAGGCTAAAAGAGTCTAACTTTGACGGTTTGACCTGTCGGTGTCTTCTGACCTTTATGTGAGCCTGTGAGGAGTGTCTGCGGCTGCTATTTCTCAACTGCCAGCCACTGCAACTGCTTTCACCAACAAGTGGAAATTGGAAAGGGAACACAGCTTTTGTTCGAGGGAGAGGGCTTAACAGGCCGGCCCACTAACAATTCACTTGGAGGTCTGTGACATCATCTTCAGCCCCAATCTTAAGGTGGCCCACAGAAGGTTTTATCGACACTCAAAACTGGCCCAGTTGCCAAATTGAGCCTTGATTTTCGACGTGAACAGTTTGTGCCCTTTTTAGATGGGAAAAAGTTAATATGAGCTCCTCGACTATTGCGTGAGAACGATTTACGCCCCTCAATTAGAAAACTAAATTTTTAGACTTTTTTAACCAGCCACAAGGTAGGTAAATCGGATTCTCACGATAGTCCAGGGAAATCAATTAGATTTTATAAAAAATTATAGAAATAATTTTCAAAAAATATCCACATAATTTTCTAGAATAAATATGCATTAACAAATACTCAATTCTGGTTTAATATTAGAAAATTTATTTTTACTTAGAAAATATGAACTAGTTTtatgtttttttctaaaatcatgctccatCTTTTCACTCCTTGCTTAGAATTATCTGAATCTTATACGCAGTGGCGGACCTAGCACTAGGGCCACTAGGGCTATGGCCCTGGTCTTAGCCCTTAATTATAGTGGACAAAACACTATTTTTTCTATAGCCAAGCACAAATAGCAATGATCTCTAATATAATGGCCTTAGTCTTTGGTGAATCTTGGGTCCGCCCCTGCTTGTACGGTCTTATAAAATTGGGAACTAGACTAAATATGAAACAGAGAATGAAAATGAAAACAAATTCTTGTAGACCTCAACATGTGCAGCAGCTGTGCTTGATGAAGCTGCGCTGAAGACGAAGAAGACAGACAGCAACTGGCAAAACAACTCACGTTCTGGGCTCATGTTATGTGGCCCACCTCCGTTTGGGCCTAAAATCAGCCGTGTAACTACATTCATATGCGTGATACAGACATTCTACAACCTATCTGGCCAACAAGCAAATAGTCGCATGAAGTTGCCCATTCTCTACCCGTACCAGGAATAGGAACGATGCAGTTGACACCAAATTTCTACTTACAAATTATGTCGCACTATTATGAAATATGTCAGtcgcaaaaaaaaatatatattatgaGATATGTATTGAATGATACACGTTGGAGCACATTTGGAGCAAACATGACAAACAATTTGGCTTAGAACAGCTGCAAGACAAAAATTACTCTTTTTCAGTACGGGTGATCACAACTCATAATACATACAGAGATAGAACTGACATGAATACCCTAATAATAGTCATCAAAGAACTAGACCGGCGGCGtcgggtcgtcgtcgtcgtcgtcggatgGCAACGTGTCCGTCTCGTTTTCCGGGCAAGTGCTAGGACCAAAGCACCGTGCTCTGTCAGCTTTGCGTCAAAGCTTCCCAGAGCTCGGGCTGACCGAGTCAGAGCTCGCCGAAACGAGTTGGCTGGACGCGACCGCGCAGTTCGCCGGCCTCGACACGGCGGCCGACCTTTCGAACCGCCTGTTGGGACGGTCGAAGCAGTACTCCAAGGGCAAGTCCGACTACGTGCGGTCGCCGATCTCGCGGCGCGCCATGGCGGGCATCGTCCGGTACCTCTCCACTGGCCCGccgcggcaggggcaggggcataGCCCTGTGAAGACGACTGATGTGGAATCTTGGAGGCTAAAAGAGTCTAACTTTGACGGTTTGACCTGTCGGCGTCTTCTTACCTTTATGTGAGCCTGTGAGGAGTGTCTGCGGCTGCTATTTCTCAACTGCCAGCCACTGCAACTGCTTTAACCAACAAGTGGAAATTGGAAAGGGAACACAGCTTGGTTCGAGGGAGAGGGCTTAACAGGCCGGCCCACTAACAATTCACTTGGAGGTCTGTGACATCATCTTCAGCCCCAATCTTAAGGTGGCCCGCAGAAGGTTTTATCGACACTCAAAACTGGCCCAGTTGCCAAATTGATCCTTGATTTTCGACGTGAACAGTTTGTGCCCTTTTTAGATGGGAAAAAGTTAATCTGAGCTCCTCGACTATTGCGTGAGAACGATTTACGCCCCTCAACTAGAAAACTAATTTTTTAGACTTTTTTAACCAGCCACAAGGTAGGTAAATCGGATTCTCACGATAGTTCAGGGAAATCAATTAGATTTTattaaaaaatatagaaataattTTCAAAAAAATATCCACATAATTTTCTAGAATAAATATGCATTAACAAATACTCAATTCCGGTTTAATATTAGAAAATTTATTTTTACTTAGAAAATATGAACTAGTTTTatgttttttctaaaatcatgctccatCTTTTCACTCCTTGCTTAGAATTATCTAAATCTTATATGCAGTGGGGGACCTAGCACTAGGGCCACTGGGGCTATGGCCCTAGTCTTAGTCATTAATTACAGTGGACAAAACACTATTTTTTTCTATAGCCAATCACAAATAGCAATGATCTCTAGTATAATGGCCTTAGTCTTTGGTGAATCTTGGGTCCGCCCCTGCTTGTACGGTCTTATAAAATTGGGAGCTAGACTAAATATGAAACAGAGAATGAAAATGAAAACAAATTCTTGTAGACCTCAACATCAATCCACCGATATGGTGAGATCTGGCCGCTGCCAGACGTCACGCCGGTGGAACCCCTACCCCTCGATCTCGCTTGGACTGTGGCTCATATCTCAGCTGGTGTGCAGCACCTGTGCTTGATGAAGCTGCGCTGAAGACGAAGAAGACAGACAGCAACTGGCAAAACAACTCACGTTCTGGGCTCATGTTATGTGGCCCACCTCCGTTTGGGCCTAAAATCAGCCGTGTAACTACATTCATATGCGTGATACAGACATTCTACAACCTATCTGGCCAACAAGCAAATAGTCACATGAAGTTGCCCATTCTCTACCCGTGCCAGGAATAGGAACGATGCAGTTGACACCAAATTTctacttaggccccgtttagttccgaaaattttttgcttttggctactgtagcactttcatttgtatttgccaaaaattatccaattatggactatttagacttaaaagattcgtctcacgatttctcggccaattgtgtagttagttttttttttcgtctacatttagtactccatgcatgtgccgcaagattcgatgtgacggggaatcttgaaaattttttgtttttgggttggaactaaacggggccttacaaATTATGTCGCACTATTATGAAATATGTCAGTCGCAAAAAAAATATATTATGAGATATGTATTGAATGATACACGTTGGAGCACATTTGGAGCAAACATGACAAACAATTTGGCTTAGAACAGCTGCAAGACAAAAATTACTCTTTTTCAGTACGGATGATCACAACTCATAATACATACAGAGATAGAACTGACATGAATACCCTAGTAATA contains these protein-coding regions:
- the LOC136534512 gene encoding berberine bridge enzyme-like D-2 gives rise to the protein MLICNSSTGVSLCCMLHQVTPMSCSIAALLVLVSLFLSLHQSTSCCATGADDGAANSLSSCLISHGVTNFTLPTSPSYAAVLNSSISNLRFALPDVGKPAAVVLPASKRDLQGAVLCARNSSLAIRVRSGGHSYEGLSYTTENRVPFVVIDLANLNRVRVDAGSATAWAESGATLGELYYAVGRSSRSLAFSAGSCSTIGLGGIVSGGGFGLLSRKFGLAADNVLDAVLVDADGRALDRATMGRDVFWAIRGGGGGSWGVVYAWKLRLVPVPRNVTVFSLGRTGPVELVAGLIHRWQFVAPSLPDDFYLSVYLPTGGVGSSSSSSDGNVSVSFSGQVLGPKHRALSALRQSFPELGLTKSELAETSWLDATAQFAGLDTAADLSNRLLGRSKQYSKGKSDYVRSPISRRAMAGIVRYLSTGPPRQGQGQGAGYVILDPYGGAMARIGSSDTPCPHRAGTLYGVQYQVYWDDDDHDLGGREAAGESCVGWLRSLYAFMAPHVSKDPRAAYVNYLDLDLGTNNWTASVGGSSEAAVARARSSWGVSYFGDNFNRLVRAKTAVDPGNVFNNAQSIPPL